A single Biomphalaria glabrata chromosome 2, xgBioGlab47.1, whole genome shotgun sequence DNA region contains:
- the LOC106054942 gene encoding cyclin-dependent kinase 2-associated protein 2-like, whose amino-acid sequence MADEETSRTDSHQSSSPATPSISNPGTPRSEVSQDIRATPPLARATPPLARATPPLARATPPLTPGQPQLAHGQPVLPVRTATQAPPAPSPLAHLHHHQSKYASLLAVIEDMGRDIRPTYAGNRSSTERLKRSIVHARILVRECLMECERSART is encoded by the coding sequence ATGGCAGATGAGGAAACAAGCAGAACAGATTCTCATCAGAGCAGTTCCCCTGCTACTCCCAGTATTAGCAATCCTGGAACACCACGTTCAGAGGTATCCCAGGACATTAGGGCCACGCCACCACTTGCTAGAGCAACTCCACCCCTAGCTAGGGCCACACCTCCACTTGCAAGAGCCACACCTCCACTTACACCAGGCCAGCCTCAACTTGCTCATGGCCAACCGGTGTTGCCAGTTAGAACAGCTACACAGGCTCCTCCAGCACCGTCACCACTGGCTCACCTCCATCACCACCAGAGTAAATATGCTTCACTTTTAGCTGTCATAGAAGACATGGGTAGAGACATACGGCCAACTTATGCTGGCAACAGAAGCTCAACAGAAAGGCTAAAAAGAAGTATAGTGCATGCTAGAATACTTGTACGAGAATGTTTAATGGAGTGTGAAAGAAGTGCTCGGACCTGA
- the LOC106054934 gene encoding diphthine methyltransferase-like — protein sequence MNLQKIDTCLNADSVEFCPYEGLQQFLLCGTYKLEESTKLNSAECESSSELKEDLMKDKRSSTLCSSQKRNGGIILYKLIQDAVCRPSLDKCLSLDICGVLDIKWPNSPIENEAVFGLVNAEGYIQVLNLNPEDNSIETLAMCELSPSSLGLSLGWSAHKKLVTASDSHGNISIYQIDKEMSQVSKWKAHEYEAWITAFDHFNPDIVYTGGDDAKFKAWDVRDLSHPTFCSKRHSMGVCSIQSHPVNEHIVATGSYDENLIIWDNRQWKEPLDSIALGGGIWRIKWDPFFGTSILTATMYNGAHIIDCREIGKNTLSISVEYQDHNLAYGADWCRLKTEGKTAIVSTCSFYDHSLHLWKWNFE from the exons ATGAATCTACAAAAAATAGACACTTGTTTGAATGCAGACTCGGTTGAATTTTGTCCGTATGAAGGCTTACAACAATTTCTTCTTTGTGGTACTTACAAACTTGAAGAATCAACAAAATTAAATTCA GCTGAGTGTGAGTCATCTAGTGAACTGAAGGAAGATTTAATGAAGGATAAACGTTCTTCCACTCTCTGTTCAAGTCAAAAAAGGAATGGAGGCATAATATTATACAAGTTGATTCAAGATGCAGTGTGTAGGCCATCATTAGACAAATGTCTTAGTTTGGACATTTGTGGAGTGTTAGACATCAAATGGCCAAATAGTCCTATTGAAAATGAAGCCGTGTTTGGATTGGTGAATGCAGAAGGATATATTCag gtaCTAAATCTAAATCCAGAGGATAACTCCATAGAAACATTGGCTATGTGTGAATTGTCTCCATCTTCCCTAGGGCTGTCATTAGGATGGTCAG CACACAAAAAGTTGGTGACTGCCTCTGATTCCCATGGTAATATATCAATCTATCAAATTGATAAAGAAATGAGTCAAGTCTCAAAATGGAAGGCACATGAGTATGAGGCATGGATTACAGCCTTTGACCACTTTAATCCAGACATTGTTTATACAG GAGGAGATGATGCAAAATTTAAAGCATGGGATGTTAGAGATTTGTCACACCCTACATTCTGCAGTAAAag aCATTCGATGGGTGTTTGCAGCATTCAGAGTCATCCTGTAAATGAACATATAGTTGCTACTGGAAG TTATGATGAGAATTTAATCATCTGGGATAACAGACAATGGAAAGAGCCACTGGACTCCATTGCACTTGGTGGTGGCATTTGGAGGATAAAATGGGATCCTTTTTTTGGAACTAGTATTCTGACAGCTACAATGTACAATGGAGCTCATATAATTGATTGTAGAGAAATAG GCAAAAACACATTGAGTATATCTGTTGAGTATCAAGATCACAATCTAGCTTATGGTGCTGATTGGTGCAGGTTAAAAACAGAGGGAAAAACTGCAATAGTATCAACATGCTCTTTTTATGATCATTCTTTGCATTTATGGAAATGGAATTTTGAATAA